A genomic window from Salvelinus alpinus chromosome 10, SLU_Salpinus.1, whole genome shotgun sequence includes:
- the LOC139532332 gene encoding claudin-10-like, translated as MSNMATEIVAFIVTISGWILVCSTLPTDYWKVSSVDGTVITTATFWSNLWKTCVTDSTGVSNCKDFPSMLALDAYIQVCRGLMIASVCLGFFGATLALMGMKCTRIGGSESTKARLAGLAGLHFILNGLCSLTACSLYAHRITSEFFDPLFFAQKFELGAALFIGWAGSVLCISGGLIFCLSLSEGFSRAEYSYSGATSMVTKRHKPGKSANGFYKSPVPTDPRDPAEHSRQFGKNAYV; from the exons ATGAGCAACATGGCCACGGAGATCGTTGCCTTCATCGTGACCATATCTGGATGGATCCTGGTCTGCTCCACATTGCCTACTGACTACTGGAAGGTGTCCTCCGTGGATGGGACGGTCATCACCACGGCGACCTTCTGGTCCAACCTGTGGAAGACCTGCGTCACCGATTCTACAGGAGTGTCCAACTGTAAAGATTTCCCCTCCATGCTGGCTCTGGACG catATATCCAGGTGTGTCGGGGCCTGATGATTGCGTCTGTGTGCCTGGGGTTCTTTGGAGCCACCCTGGCCCTGATGGGAATGAAGTGTACCAGGATCGGAGGCTCAGAGAGCACCAAGGCCAGACTAGCAGGCCTCGCAGGCCTTCACTTCATACTCAATG GGCTTTGCTCCTTGACTGCATGCTCCCTGTACGCACACAGGATCACATCAGAGTTCTTTGACCCACTCTTTTTTGCTCAAAA GTTTGAACTGGGCGCAGCGCTCTTCATCGGCTGGGCTGGCTCTGTGCTCTGCATTTCAGGAGGACTCATATTCTGCCTCTCCTTGTCAGAGGGCTTCAG TCGAGCAGAGTACTCCTACAGTGGTGCTACGTCAATGGTAACCAAGCGTCACAAACCCGGCAAGTCTGCCAACGGTTTCTACAAATCGCCAGTTCCCACAGACCCCCGAGACCCAGCAGAACACTCAAGGCAGTTTGGAAAGAACGCCTATGTGTGA